From the Nodularia sp. NIES-3585 genome, one window contains:
- the psbD gene encoding photosystem II D2 protein (photosystem q(a) protein) — protein MTIAVGRAPSRGWFDVLDDWLKRDRFVFVGWSGILLFPCAYLALGGWLTGTTFVTSWYSHGLASSYLEGANFLTVAVSSPPDSLGHSLLLLWGPEAQGDLTRWFQLGGLWPFVALHGAFALIGFMLRQFEIARLVGIRPYNALAFSAPIAVFVSVFLMYPLGQSSWFFAPSFGVAAIFRFLLFLQGFHNWTLNPFHMMGVAGVLGGALLCAIHGATVENTLFDDGDGSNTFPAFNPTQAEETYSMVTANRFWSQIFGIAFSNKRWLHFFMLFVPVTGLWMASIGIVGLALNLRAYDFVSQELRAAEDPEFETFYTKNILLNEGIRAWMAPQDQPHKQFVFPEEVLPRGNAL, from the coding sequence ATGACCATCGCAGTTGGACGCGCCCCTAGTAGAGGGTGGTTTGACGTATTAGACGACTGGTTAAAGCGCGATCGCTTTGTATTCGTAGGCTGGTCAGGGATATTATTATTTCCCTGCGCTTACCTAGCACTAGGCGGTTGGCTCACCGGTACAACATTCGTCACCTCCTGGTACTCCCACGGATTAGCATCATCTTACCTGGAAGGAGCTAACTTTTTAACAGTTGCAGTTTCCTCCCCACCAGACAGCTTGGGACACTCCCTACTATTGTTATGGGGACCCGAAGCTCAAGGCGACCTCACCCGCTGGTTCCAATTGGGTGGATTGTGGCCATTTGTTGCCCTACACGGAGCCTTTGCATTAATTGGCTTCATGTTGCGCCAATTTGAAATTGCCCGTCTAGTCGGCATCCGTCCATACAACGCCCTCGCCTTCTCTGCTCCCATTGCCGTATTCGTCAGCGTATTTCTGATGTACCCCTTGGGACAGTCAAGCTGGTTCTTTGCCCCTAGCTTTGGTGTAGCGGCAATTTTCCGTTTTCTACTATTCCTGCAAGGTTTCCACAACTGGACACTCAACCCCTTCCACATGATGGGTGTAGCAGGTGTCTTGGGTGGTGCGCTATTGTGTGCCATTCATGGAGCCACAGTAGAAAACACCTTGTTTGATGACGGCGACGGTTCTAACACCTTCCCGGCATTTAACCCCACCCAAGCTGAAGAAACCTACTCAATGGTGACAGCAAACCGTTTCTGGTCACAGATTTTCGGGATTGCCTTCTCCAACAAACGTTGGTTACACTTCTTTATGCTATTTGTGCCAGTCACTGGCTTATGGATGGCATCAATTGGGATTGTTGGTTTAGCACTAAACCTGCGGGCTTATGACTTCGTTTCCCAAGAATTACGGGCAGCAGAAGACCCAGAGTTTGAAACTTTCTATACCAAAAACATTTTGCTGAACGAGGGTATCCGCGCTTGGATGGCTCCTCAAGATCAGCCTCACAAACAATTCGTATTCCCAGAGGAGGTTCTACCGCGTGGTAACGCTCTCTAA
- a CDS encoding photosystem I assembly protein Ycf4, translating to MTASTTINKGDSPNGDRKPSSILHQDVLGSRRFSNYWWATIVTLGATGFFLAGISSYTKVNFLLVTDATQLIFVPQGLVMGLYGTAGLLLALYLWLVVLWDVGGGYNDFNQETGRIKIFRWGFPGKNRRIEIDSYTQDVQSIRIDIKEGLNPRRALYLRVKGRRDIPLTRVGQPLSLADLETTGAELARFLGVPLEGL from the coding sequence ATGACGGCATCAACAACAATTAACAAAGGTGATTCGCCTAATGGCGATCGCAAACCCTCAAGTATCCTGCATCAAGATGTTCTGGGTTCTCGTCGGTTTAGTAACTACTGGTGGGCAACTATCGTGACATTGGGAGCTACAGGTTTCTTTTTGGCTGGGATATCTAGTTACACAAAAGTAAATTTTCTCCTAGTGACCGATGCAACTCAACTGATATTCGTACCCCAAGGGCTAGTTATGGGGTTATACGGCACTGCCGGCTTACTTTTAGCTTTATATCTGTGGCTAGTTGTTTTATGGGATGTAGGAGGCGGCTACAACGACTTCAATCAGGAAACCGGGCGCATAAAAATCTTTCGTTGGGGATTTCCCGGCAAAAACCGTCGCATTGAAATCGACAGCTATACTCAAGACGTGCAGTCTATACGAATAGACATAAAAGAAGGTCTTAATCCCCGTCGCGCTCTCTATCTACGCGTTAAGGGTCGGCGAGATATACCTTTAACACGGGTAGGTCAACCGTTATCTTTAGCAGATTTAGAAACTACCGGCGCAGAGTTAGCCCGCTTTTTGGGAGTACCCCTGGAAGGACTTTGA